ATCTCAGCATCGATCTTCGTCCATCAAATTAGATGCAAATTTATCAAGCGAAGAATTTGGCCTCCTAAAAGACTTGTTTGATAAAAACTACACTAGGATGGGTTCTTACTATAGCTCCAAGAAGCCATTTACTATTTTCAAAGTCATGGATGCCAACAAGACAATGTTTCCAGGTTATTGTGAAGCAATAGAACTTTCTAAAACAAATTGCGTAGTTAAATTCTCAATGATAAAAGCCCCCTCAAACTATACGGGCATAATATCGAGAAAGTTGGCAGACATTCAATACGAGATCAAGGAAAGGGAAAAGAGAGGAGAAAAACCCGAATATCTCCAAAATTTAGTCGAATCTGCTTCAAGAATAATTGAGAAAGGAAGATCCCCTGGTAATTACATAGTACTTACGGATCTATCCTTTTTAGTATACTCAAACAATTCGATGAACCTTCCAAGAGATGCCAATTTATTTAACGATTATATAAGAATGGCTGGGCTAGCAGTTAGAAATGAAACATCATACAAAGTATTATCGGCAAAACATTTTCTTGATTTTTCTAATTTAGGAAAAGCGTATCCAATGGACCTTCTCTCAGCTGCAAGCATGACCCCCATTTATTTCTCTAAAGAGGAGACGAAAGGCATTTTTATTGGTTTCAACGAGGCAAACGGTAAACCTTTCTTTTTTGACCCATTCTCAGCGCCATCATATAATATAATTGTAACTGGCGAAACTGGATCCGGAAAATCTTATTTTTCTAGAATACTTGCAATATCGTTTGTTGAAGATATGGATAGATCTGTAGTTATTTTAGACCCGCTGGATGAATACAGCTGTGATTGTTTTAATGCGAGTTGCAGTGTGTTGGATCTTCGGAAGTCTATCTTTTTAGATGCTTTAAAGACGGGCGGAAACTATGAAGAAGGAAAGAGCTCTCGTACTAAAGTTGTTATAATAAAGTTCGAAGGTAGAGATAAAAATAAACTCAGCAGCATAATGGATTATATACAGGCATACTTTCGTTCAGTGGACGGATTAAAGATGGTGCTTATAGAAGAAGCTAGCATCTTATCAAAAGATCGAGAAATCGGCTTATTGCTGGAAAATCTCACGAGGCAATCCAGGCACTTTAACACTTCTGTAGTTATAGTTTCCCAGAGCATAAACGATGTAAAAGAAAGATACGCTATATTTGAAAATAGCGTTCACAGCTTTATGTTTAGGACAAAGATAAAGCCCACTGCGAATACTGTCTTGTCTTCTGAAGATTATGATCTTTCCAAATTGGCTGGTGGCAAAGGTATGTCTTATTCAGAGTGCATCTACGTTTTTGGTGGGGCTTCTAAGAAGATATTGGTACCGAAAAGAGAACATCAACTTTATTAGTTCACAAAGCCCATATAAATAAGTTCGTTTGTCAGCTCTCCTGTTTTGTTGGTTTTCGTAAGAAATTCAGGACGCAGTTGATTCTTCATCCTTTACTGTTGTTAGCATTATACCAAGTATACCAAAAACTACAAGCACTATTGTGAACGAGTAAAGACCTATGTCGAACCAAGTGTCATACATAATCGACCAGCCTAAATAAAAGGCTACTCCTATAAAAAGCATTGCAAAACCAAGTACACGAATGAAATTTGGCATTAAGTTTCAAATCATAATCATAAATATATAGTTAAGCATCTCATTGTCCATTTTATTGACAATGTGCCATAAACCCCTATATTAGATCAGAAATTTTTCATTCGGGTATTTTTTCTATACTTATGTGGTTTCCATGTGGTATTTCGCCGTGTTAATCGAATTAAAGTTTAAATCATGTACAATGTTATTAAAGCAGAAGTTAAGGTGATCCCTTGGTTGTAATAGGATTAGATGTTGGATATGGAGACACTAAAGTAATTGGTATTGATGGAAAAAGAATAATATTCCCATCAAGGTGGGCAGTAACAGAAACTGAAAGCTGGGGAATAGGTGGCAAGATACCTGTACTGAGCACAGATGGTGGTCAAACCAAATTTATATACGGCAGGTATGCAAGTGGAAATAACATAAGAGTTCCGCAGGGAGATGGGCGATTAGCCAGTAAAGAGGCTTTTCCGCTCATAGCAGCTGCACTATGGGAATCAGGAATACACAACGACGGTAGTCCTGTTGACCTAGTGATAGGGAGCGGTACTCCGCTTGGTACCTTCGATCTTGAAGTTAAGGCAGCTAAGGAAGCTTTAGAGAATAAGATCCTAACAGTGACAGGTCCAGAGGGTGAAGTAAGGCAATACAACGTAACCAGATTGATAATGAGACCTCAGGGAGTTGGAGCTGCCCTTTACCTGTTAAACCAGGGAATAATAGAACAGCAGCCTGGATATGGTGTAGTGATCGATGTAGGTTCTAGGACAACAGATGTGCTCACCATAAACCTGATGGATATGGAACCAGTAGTAGAACTTTCGTTCAGCCTGCAGATAGGTGTAGGTGATGCTATATCTAACTTGTCAAGGAAAATTGCAAAGGAGACTGGCTTCGTTGTGCCGTTTGATCTAGCTCAGGAGGCCCTAAGCAAGCCGGTTATGTTCAGGCAGAAACAAGTTGGAGGCCCGGAAGTGGCAGGTCCAATTTTGGAGGATTTGGCTAACAGGATAATCGAGAACATAAGGTTGAACCTCCGGGGCGAAGTTGATAGGATAACATCTTTGATTCCTGTTGGAGGAGGTGCCAATCTTATAGGAGACAGGTTCGATGAGATAGCTCCTGGAACGACAGTAAGAATAAAGCCCGAAGACCTTCAGTTTGCCAATGCATTGGGATACAGAGATGCTGCCGAAAGATCGATGTAAGATAATGTATGACCGTAAGAATAGTACTGGATCTCTCCGATGATGAGAAAAGGATTATAGATCTTATTAGGGTACAGGGTGAAACATACGTAGACACAATAAAAAGAATAATAAATAATTATTTTGAATATCAACTGGTTAAGGAAGCTGTTGATAAATTATATGATAAATTAGGTGTGAACGAAAAAGAAAACAGAAAAAATGATGGGGATGAAAAACAAGTTTCTAAGGAAAAGGCTCAGGTGAAGATTCCAGTAAAGACCGGAAATCCGGTTGATGCTGATAAACTCGCAGAATTCAAGAAAAATTTAGAAAGCAGATGGCGTTAAAATCATACGCTAGAATACAGGTTAATAGACAATTATCTTCATTATTGTAGTTTAATGTCATATTTAATTCGGCTTTATAATTAACAATTTAAATAAGTATAAGATTCATTTTATCGTTTTTTAATAATTTCTGAAATCTTTTGCAGCCCAGCCGATTAGGCAGAATACGCATACTCCTTAGCTCAACCCAGTCAGTTATGTATAATGTAGATTAAGGTACGCTCTTTGAAATTCCCTTTTAAATCGTTTTGCTAAGGAATATCTTAAGCTCTGATATGCTGCAGTCGGGTGTTAATGTAAAAAACTAAGAAACACACAGAAACGATGATTAAACTATACTGCAGAATAACCTGTTGCAAGTACGTGAACTTTCGACTATGCTTTCAACGTAGTACGTCTGATCCATCATGAAAATTAGAAAACTCCTAGATATTAGTGTAGTGTTTTTTCGAAATACCAGTCGTAACAACAAAAGTTCTAAAAGTATTATAGCTAAGGAATCAAGCTGTAAAGAACTATTCTTAACTTTTGCATACCTTAATTAAGTTTAATAACTAGATTGTAATTAGGTCGATTAGTCATAAATATGTCTATAAAATCACATATGTGATTAAAATAAGAGAAAGATGCAGAATATTGGTGAGGTGGAAACATGGCAAAGATGTTGGTAATGGTAATAACTGGAAAGGAAAATATAAACACAGAGATGGTTGCATTCAATTTTGCAATTAACTCTGTTCAAAATGCGAAAGCCACAGTTGAGATGTTATTTCTCGGACGCGGTGTCGAAGCTATACTAAAGAATCAGAATAACTCTGATACATTTCTAGCTCAGATAAACAAGGCCAGGAGCCTTGGTATAAGGCTGACTGTTTGCAGTGTCAGTATGAAATCCCTTGGAATTGAAGATTCAATGATATTCGAAAACATAGAAAAGGTAATGGGTGGAGTCGAAACAAATGCGAAAATAGAAGAGGGCTATTCCGTCATTACCTTTTAGGTAGATAAAAATGGATATTACATTGCTACAATACATTTATTCAATAATTTCTGGAGTCTTGGTTGGATTCTCTTTGGGCCTTATAGGTGGAGGGGGATCTATACTCGCCATACCTCTACTAATATATTTTGTAGGAATAAGGGATCCTCATCTCGTAATAGGTACAACTGCACTTGCTGTTGGAATAAACGCATTAATAAATGTGTATAGTCATTTAAGGAAAAAGAATGTAAACTTCAAGATAGGCACTGCCTTTACCGTTTTCGGAGTAATTGGCGTCCTGATAGGAACTACCTTAGGACTCATAACGCCAGGGGGAGAACTTCTTTTCCTGTTCTCATTCTTAAT
This genomic stretch from Thermoplasma volcanium GSS1 harbors:
- a CDS encoding ATP-binding protein, which produces MKAEYMHTDNNNSRKTSDNRYDNVSVPRNVLLYVPRVYGIPSEFLLVLAFSSFIFLVLFYLIGLYSLLSFLIPVVVEINRKPSNRVKQYLTKYTEKILQRLRKSSKTSVSRNGKYVIVKNGSAKGIIIKISTEYDNGEASFNKLSKEIASLFKGIEASLTFYAIPEKVDVRIPCYNKDGLFGDFIYYRMFLVLWKRFVNEELLFDIINKSQHRSSSIKLDANLSSEEFGLLKDLFDKNYTRMGSYYSSKKPFTIFKVMDANKTMFPGYCEAIELSKTNCVVKFSMIKAPSNYTGIISRKLADIQYEIKEREKRGEKPEYLQNLVESASRIIEKGRSPGNYIVLTDLSFLVYSNNSMNLPRDANLFNDYIRMAGLAVRNETSYKVLSAKHFLDFSNLGKAYPMDLLSAASMTPIYFSKEETKGIFIGFNEANGKPFFFDPFSAPSYNIIVTGETGSGKSYFSRILAISFVEDMDRSVVILDPLDEYSCDCFNASCSVLDLRKSIFLDALKTGGNYEEGKSSRTKVVIIKFEGRDKNKLSSIMDYIQAYFRSVDGLKMVLIEEASILSKDREIGLLLENLTRQSRHFNTSVVIVSQSINDVKERYAIFENSVHSFMFRTKIKPTANTVLSSEDYDLSKLAGGKGMSYSECIYVFGGASKKILVPKREHQLY
- a CDS encoding actin-like protein — protein: MVVIGLDVGYGDTKVIGIDGKRIIFPSRWAVTETESWGIGGKIPVLSTDGGQTKFIYGRYASGNNIRVPQGDGRLASKEAFPLIAAALWESGIHNDGSPVDLVIGSGTPLGTFDLEVKAAKEALENKILTVTGPEGEVRQYNVTRLIMRPQGVGAALYLLNQGIIEQQPGYGVVIDVGSRTTDVLTINLMDMEPVVELSFSLQIGVGDAISNLSRKIAKETGFVVPFDLAQEALSKPVMFRQKQVGGPEVAGPILEDLANRIIENIRLNLRGEVDRITSLIPVGGGANLIGDRFDEIAPGTTVRIKPEDLQFANALGYRDAAERSM
- a CDS encoding DsrE family protein, with the translated sequence MAKMLVMVITGKENINTEMVAFNFAINSVQNAKATVEMLFLGRGVEAILKNQNNSDTFLAQINKARSLGIRLTVCSVSMKSLGIEDSMIFENIEKVMGGVETNAKIEEGYSVITF